In Nicotiana tabacum cultivar K326 chromosome 19, ASM71507v2, whole genome shotgun sequence, one DNA window encodes the following:
- the LOC107826540 gene encoding uncharacterized protein LOC107826540: MPFPMKIQPVDFNTVEEPSRYDSFKPVQKSRFKRLFERQFSGLLRSSAPLEKLVAGEELICNKKDVASDEFEPSSVCLAKMVQTFIEEGEADKHRCNRNRKCNCFNCNGTDSSEEETDSLSCFGESNHTCCNDACEILKSLVPCPSVIERNVLADITKIIEKNKMGKRKDNFIRKIVVDGLLAAGYDASICESRWDKTPSTPAGTYEYVDVVIEGERLLIDIDFRSEFEIARSTRSYKFLLQLLPNTFVGKADRLQKIVHLLTEAAKQSLKKKGMPFPPWRKAEYVKAKWLSPYTRIKPTLMGAPTVSNSAPETGTACKTYQQAVKEESSEDSCGELNLIFGESSQLLENNAKSVITYPLSACDDEEKDVMVQQGKPPDTKHKDSSNGARKITGLTSLIEDHT, translated from the exons ATGCCTTTTCCGATGAAGATTCAACCTGTTGATTTCAATACCGTGGAAGAACCGAGTCGATATGACTCGTTTAAGCCGGTTCAAAAGTCACGGTTCAAGCGGCTATTCGAGAGGCAATTTTCAGGACTTTTGAGATCATCGGCGCCGCTGGAGAAGCTGGTGGCCGGCGAAGAGTTGATTTGTAATAAGAAGGATGTTGCGTCCGACGAGTTCGAGCCGAGCTCCGTTTGTTTGGCTAAAATGGTACAGACTTTCATTGAAGAAGGTGAGGCCGATAAACATCGGTGCAATCGGAACCGAAAATGCAATTGCTTTAACTGTAATGGTACTGACAGCTCAGAGGAGGAAACTGATTCACTCAGTTGCTTCGGTGAATCGAATCATACTTGTTGCAACGATGCTTGTGAAATCCTCAAG AGTTTGGTGCCGTGTCCTTCCGTTATTGAAAGGAACGTTTTAGCTGATATTACAAAGATCATTGAGAAAAACAAGATGGGAAAGCGAAAGGACAATTTCATCCGAAAGATAGTTGTTGATGGCCTCTTAGCTGCGGGATATGATGCTTCAATCTGCGAGTCTCGCTGGGACAAAACTCCTTCCACTCCTGCCG GAACGTACGAGTATGTTGATGTGGTGATTGAAGGAGAAAGACTACTAATTGACATTGATTTCAGATCAGAGTTTGAAATAGCAAGGTCGACCAGGTCCTACAAATTTCTCCTCCAATTGCTGCCCAACACTTTTGTAGGCAAAGCGGATCGCCTTCAGAAGATTGTTCATTTGCTAACAGAGGCTGCAAAGCAGAGCTTGAAGAAGAAAGGAATGCCTTTTCCTCCATGGCGTAAAGCTGAATACGTGAAAGCCAAATGGCTGTCACCTTACACCCGTATCAAACCAACTCTAATGGGGGCACCAACCGTGTCAAACTCTGCTCCCGAAACTGGCACTGCTTGCAAAACCTATCAACAAGCGGTAAAGGAGGAGTCTTCAGAGGATTCTTGCGGGGAGCTGAATCTGATTTTTGGAGAGAGCAGCCAACTCTTGGAGAATAACGCCAAGAGCGTGATTACCTATCCTCTATCTGCTTGTGATGACGAAGAAAAGGATGTGATGGTGCAGCAAGGCAAACCACCTGACACTAAACACAAGGATTCAAGCAATGGTGCCAGGAAGATAACTGGTTTAACTTCTCTGATTGAAGACCACACATGA